The following proteins are encoded in a genomic region of Desulfonatronum thiodismutans:
- the thiS gene encoding sulfur carrier protein ThiS, translating to MMQVIINGKPEEISTGVTLLEVIETRKLDPTRVVAELNREVVPGERFANTVMNEGDSLELLQFVGGG from the coding sequence ATGATGCAGGTGATCATCAACGGCAAGCCGGAAGAGATCTCAACGGGGGTCACGCTCCTGGAAGTCATTGAGACCAGAAAGTTGGATCCGACCAGGGTCGTGGCCGAGTTGAACCGGGAGGTCGTGCCTGGTGAACGTTTCGCGAACACGGTCATGAATGAAGGCGATAGTCTGGAACTGCTGCAGTTCGTGGGAGGTGGCTGA
- the rpsB gene encoding 30S ribosomal protein S2, which translates to MAYVTMKQMLETGVHFGHQTRRWNPKMRPYIFGARNGIHIIDLQQTVKMFQKAHDFIANTVAQGGKVMFVGTKPQAREIIKQEAARVGMFSVTHRWMGGTLTNFQTIRSSIQRLKKLETMFEDGTINRFVKKEIVRMQRDVEKLNLALGGIKDMESLPQAAFVIDPNREDIAIQECRKLNIPVVAVVDTNCDPDLIDFIIPGNDDAIRAIKLFSASIADACTEGAARMRDMDQVAEKSAGAALTQAAAEDEGAETEIEIDATEEK; encoded by the coding sequence ATGGCGTACGTGACAATGAAGCAGATGTTGGAGACCGGCGTGCATTTCGGTCACCAGACCCGGCGTTGGAATCCCAAGATGCGGCCGTACATTTTCGGCGCGCGCAATGGCATCCATATCATCGACCTGCAGCAGACCGTGAAGATGTTCCAGAAGGCCCACGACTTCATCGCCAATACCGTGGCCCAGGGCGGCAAGGTCATGTTCGTGGGCACCAAGCCCCAGGCCCGTGAGATCATCAAGCAGGAAGCCGCGCGGGTGGGCATGTTTTCCGTGACTCATCGCTGGATGGGCGGTACCCTGACCAACTTTCAGACCATTCGCAGCAGCATTCAGCGTTTGAAGAAGCTGGAAACCATGTTCGAGGACGGAACCATCAACCGGTTCGTCAAAAAAGAAATCGTGCGCATGCAGCGCGACGTGGAAAAGTTGAACCTGGCCCTGGGCGGAATCAAGGACATGGAATCCCTGCCCCAGGCGGCTTTCGTCATTGACCCGAACCGGGAAGACATCGCCATCCAGGAATGCCGCAAGTTGAACATTCCGGTGGTCGCCGTGGTGGACACCAACTGCGATCCGGACCTGATCGACTTCATCATTCCCGGCAACGACGACGCAATCCGGGCCATCAAGCTGTTCTCCGCGAGCATCGCCGACGCCTGCACCGAGGGCGCCGCCAGGATGCGCGACATGGACCAGGTCGCTGAAAAGTCCGCCGGGGCCGCGCTGACCCAGGCCGCCGCGGAAGACGAAGGGGCTGAAACGGAAATTGAAATAGACGCTACGGAGGAGAAATAA
- the tsf gene encoding translation elongation factor Ts: MAISASLVKELRECTGAGMMDCKKALQECGGDQEKSKLWLREKGLAKAQKKSGRATSQGYIGSYIHSNGKIGVMVELKCETDFVAKNEKFLELAKDLAMQVAATAPLCVAPEDIPEDVLERERQFVTQQTRDEGKPENIIPKIVEGRMNKFAQEVCLLEQAFIKDDSRKVKDLITETIAVLGENIQVGRVVRMALGEEA, from the coding sequence ATGGCTATTTCCGCAAGTTTGGTAAAGGAGCTGCGCGAATGTACCGGCGCGGGCATGATGGATTGCAAAAAAGCGCTGCAGGAGTGTGGCGGGGATCAGGAAAAGTCCAAGCTCTGGCTGCGTGAAAAAGGTTTGGCCAAGGCCCAGAAGAAGTCCGGCCGGGCCACGTCCCAGGGGTATATCGGGTCCTACATCCACTCCAACGGCAAGATCGGGGTGATGGTCGAGTTGAAGTGCGAGACCGACTTCGTGGCCAAGAACGAGAAGTTCCTGGAGTTGGCCAAGGATCTGGCCATGCAGGTGGCGGCAACGGCTCCGCTGTGCGTGGCTCCGGAGGACATTCCGGAGGACGTTTTGGAGCGGGAGCGCCAATTCGTCACTCAGCAGACCCGGGACGAGGGCAAGCCGGAGAACATCATCCCCAAGATCGTGGAAGGTCGGATGAACAAGTTCGCCCAGGAAGTCTGCCTCCTGGAGCAGGCTTTCATCAAAGACGACTCCCGCAAGGTCAAAGATCTGATCACCGAAACCATCGCCGTGCTCGGCGAAAATATCCAGGTCGGACGGGTCGTGCGGATGGCCCTGGGCGAAGAAGCATAA
- the pyrH gene encoding UMP kinase translates to MTELRYPRILLKISGEALAGPNQFGIDPETIDTFCREMVEVAELGVELALVIGGGNIFRGLSAASRGMDRAGADYMGMLATVINSLAVQDGLEKLGLTTRVMTAFPMQQVAEPYIRRRAIRHLEKKRVVICAAGTGNPFFTTDTAAVLRGAELKVQAILKATKVDGVYDKDPKKDQDAQLFSHISYIDVLKKRLQVMDSTAISLAMDNNLPIVVFNLFTAGNIKRVALGEPTGTLVTGGE, encoded by the coding sequence ATGACAGAACTGCGCTATCCCAGGATATTGCTGAAAATCAGCGGCGAAGCCCTGGCCGGTCCCAACCAGTTCGGGATCGACCCCGAGACCATCGATACGTTCTGTAGGGAAATGGTCGAGGTCGCCGAACTGGGTGTCGAATTGGCCCTGGTGATCGGCGGAGGAAATATTTTCCGCGGCCTCTCAGCCGCCTCCCGTGGCATGGACCGGGCCGGGGCCGACTACATGGGCATGCTGGCCACGGTGATCAACTCCCTGGCCGTGCAAGACGGGCTGGAAAAGCTGGGGCTGACCACCAGGGTGATGACCGCCTTCCCCATGCAGCAGGTGGCCGAGCCCTACATTCGCCGCCGGGCCATCCGGCATCTGGAGAAAAAGCGGGTGGTGATCTGCGCCGCGGGCACCGGCAACCCGTTCTTCACTACGGACACTGCCGCGGTCTTGCGCGGGGCCGAACTCAAGGTCCAGGCCATTCTCAAGGCCACCAAGGTGGACGGAGTCTACGATAAAGATCCGAAAAAGGATCAAGACGCCCAGCTGTTCTCGCACATCTCCTACATCGACGTTCTGAAAAAGCGCCTGCAAGTTATGGACTCCACGGCCATTTCCCTGGCCATGGACAATAATCTGCCCATCGTGGTTTTCAACCTCTTCACCGCGGGCAACATCAAGCGGGTCGCACTGGGAGAGCCGACGGGAACACTGGTCACAGGAGGAGAGTAA